Proteins encoded together in one Ammospiza nelsoni isolate bAmmNel1 chromosome Z, bAmmNel1.pri, whole genome shotgun sequence window:
- the CZH18orf32 gene encoding UPF0729 protein C18orf32 homolog — MVCIPCIVIPVLLWVYKKFLEPYIYPMVAPFIKRVWPKKAVQEPPGTKQGPGGSTGDPRGPAAAKRDQEDGPGGHKLESNGIVNGSPAKGSAAVYDKKTA; from the exons ATGGTGTGCATTCCCTGCATCGTGATCCCTGTTCTGCTCTGGGTCTACAAGAAGTTTCTGGAGCCCTACATCTACCCCATGGTCGCCCCCTTCATCAAGCGTGTCTGGCCCAAGAAAGCAGTGCAGGAGCCACCAGGCACCAAGCAGGGGCCAGGAGGCAGCACTGGGGACCCCCGGGGACCTGCAGCTGCCAAGAGAGACCAGGAGGATGGACCTGGGGGCCATAAA TTGGAAAGCAATGGCATTGTAAATGGAAGTCCTGCAAAGGGATCTGCTGCAGTGTATGACAAGAAAACAGCTTGA
- the RPL17 gene encoding large ribosomal subunit protein uL22 produces MVRYSLDPENPTKSCKSRGSNLRVHFKNTRETAQAIKGMHIRKATKYLKDVTLKKQCVPFRRYNGGVGRCAQAKQWGWTQGRWPKKSAEFLLHMLKNAESNAELKGLDVDSLVIEHIQVNKAPKMRRRTYRAHGRINPYMSSPCHIEMILTEKEQIVPKPEEEVAQKKKISQKKLKKQKLMARE; encoded by the exons ATGGTGCGCTACTCCCTGGATCCGGAGAACCCCACGAAAT CATGCAAGTCCCGGGGATCTAACCTGCGTGTGCATTTCAAG AACACCCGAGAGACGGCGCAGGCCATCAAGGGCATGCACATCCGCAAGGCCACCAAGTACCTGAAGGATGTCACCCTGAAGAAGCAGTGTGTCCCCTTCCGGCGCTACAACGGCGGCGTCGGCAGGTGCGCCCAG GCCAAGCAGTGGGGCTGGACGCAGGGCCGCTGGCCCAAGAAGAGCGCGGAGTTCTTGCTGCACATGCTGAAGAATGCGGAGAGCAACGCTGAGCTCAAG GGTCTGGATGTGGACTCCCTGGTGATCGAGCACATCCAGGTGAACAAGGCTCCCAAGATGCGCCGGCGCACGTACCGGGCCCACGGCAGGATCAACCCCTACATGAGCTCCCCGTGCCACATTGAGATGATCCTCACGGAGAAGGAGCAGATCGTGCCCAAGCCAGAGGAGGAAGTTGCCCAAAAGAAAAAG ATCTCCcagaagaagctgaagaagCAAAAGCTAATGGCTCGGGAATAA